A single region of the Lotus japonicus ecotype B-129 chromosome 4, LjGifu_v1.2 genome encodes:
- the LOC130710838 gene encoding probable lipid phosphate phosphatase beta, which translates to MGGDPPPKPPTPPLLRHIASFDERISLHIHTLTTPLAPKLLLRLLEHLADFRFFFPVTLSLFFATPSSSPLRSHLLLPLILCSLLDLILIGLVKSLARRSRPAYATNNDYNAVVSLDNFSFPSGHSSRVSFIASIFFLSRAPIAGAIAGPNHPHLVTLVHRWIGGDEVLAVNLLVAAVWSWALTTVVSRVVLGRHYILDVLFGACFGVLEALITLRLLQYRALI; encoded by the coding sequence ATGGGCGGCGATCCACCACCCAAACCGCCGACGCCACCGTTACTCCGCCACATCGCGAGCTTCGACGAGCGCATCTCCCTCCACATCCATACCCTCACCACACCCCTCGCCCCAAAactcctcctccgcctcctAGAACACCTCGCCGATTTCCGCTTCTTCTTCCCCGTCACACTCTCCCTCTTCTTCGCCACCCCTTCTTCCTCCCCTCTCCGCTCCCACCTCCTCCTCCCTCTCATCCTCTGCTCCCTCCTCGACCTCATCCTCATCGGCCTCGTCAAATCCCTCGCTCGCAGATCTCGCCCTGCCTACGCCACCAACAACGACTACAACGCCGTCGTTTCCCTCGATAACTTCTCCTTCCCCAGCGGCCACTCCTCCAGGGTCTCCTTCATCGCCTCCATCTTTTTCCTCTCCCGCGCTCCCATTGCCGGCGCCATCGCCGGCCCCAATCATCCCCACCTCGTCACGCTCGTTCATCGTTGGATCGGGGGAGACGAGGTTTTGGCTGTTAATCTGTTGGTTGCGGCGGTTTGGTCCTGGGCTCTGACGACCGTTGTTTCTAGGGTTGTTCTTGGGAGGCATTACATTCTCGATGTCCTCTTTGGAGCTTGCTTTGGTGTCCTTGAAGCTCTCATCACTTTGCGCCTTCTCCAATACCGTGCGTTGATTTGA